The following proteins are co-located in the Malus sylvestris chromosome 13, drMalSylv7.2, whole genome shotgun sequence genome:
- the LOC126595481 gene encoding leucine aminopeptidase 2, chloroplastic-like → MGSPPQNPNWVFDYSVIEDILMPGGELPSLDPPLQPVHLARFESGRSDESLAAKAIRASSAHRDSSLSSAYAARGARLLSANILDEEQCKELKMGSYLAVAAASTNPSHFIHLIYKPPGGPAKVKLGLVGKGLTFDSGGYNIKTGPGCSIEQMKSDMGGSAAVLGAAKAIAQIKPTGVEVHFIVAACENMMSGTGMRPGDIVTASNGKTIEVNNTDAEGRLTLADTLVYACNQGVDKIVDLATLTGACIVAFGPSIAGVFTPSDDLAKEVFAASEISGEKFWRLPMEESYWESMKSGIADMLNTGARQGGSITVALFLKQFIDEKVQWLHIDMAGPVWSDKKRTATGFVVSTLVEWVQNNSS, encoded by the exons ATGGGTTCCCCGCCGCAGAATCCCAACTGGGTCTTCGATTATAGTGTGATTGAGGACATTCTTATGCCAGGTGGTGAACTTCCGTCTCTTGACCCACCACTTCAACCCGTTCATCTCGCCCGATTCGAGTCGGGTCGG TCCGACGAATCGCTTGCGGCCAAAGCTATTCGAGCCTCGTCGGCGCATCGCgactcctctctctcctccgctTACGCTGCTCGCGGTGCTCGCCTGCTCTCTGCAAACATATTAGATGAAGAGCAATGCAAAGAATTGAAAATGGGTTCTTATTTGGCTGTTGCCGCAGCCTCAACAAATCCCTCGCATTTTATTCACTTGATTTACAAACCCCCTGGCGGACCTGCTAAGGTCAAATTAGGGTTGGTTGGTAAAGGTCTTACCTTTGACAGCGGTGGCTACAACATCAAGACAGGGCCTGGCTGTTCAATTGAACAAATGAAATCTGATATGGGAGGTTCAGCAGCCGTATTAGGTGCAGCAAAAGCCATTGCTCAAATCAAACCAACTGGTGTAGAGGTTCATTTCATTGTTGCAGCTTGCGAGAATATGATGAGTGGAACAGGTATGAGGCCTGGAGACATTGTGACAGCATCAAATGGAAAGACAATTGAGGTCAATAACACTGATGCTGAAGGTAGACTTACTCTGGCTGACACATTGGTATATGCTTGTAACCAAGGTGTTGATAAGATTGTTGACCTAGCAACCTTAACCGGCGCTTGCATAGTTGCTTTTGGACCCTCAATAGCAGGTGTCTTCACACCAAGTGATGACCTGGCGAAGGAGGTGTTTGCAGCTTCAGAAATCAGTGGGGAGAAATTTTGGAGGTTGCCAATGGAGGAGAGTTATTGGGAATCAATGAAATCCGGAATAGCCGATATGCTCAACACCGGTGCTCGTCAAGGTGGTTCAATAACTGTTGCTCTCTTCTTGAAGCAGTTCATTGATGAAAAAGTTCAGTGGCTGCATATTGACATGGCCGGGCCTGTTTGGAGTGACAAGAAACGCACTGCTACAGGGTTCGTTGTTTCCACTCTGGTGGAGTGGGTTCAGAACAACTCTTCTTAA